The Endozoicomonas sp. 4G DNA segment GGTTTCCTGCTCGGCAGGAGGTGGAGTTTTCTGTGCTTTTTATGCTTTTTCAGATTGCTCGTGTGGCCGGTGCTGAAGTTGAAGTTCGCTTCTGCCAGGTCTACCACCAGCTCAGGATATATTTCATCGTCTGAATTGGGCTCCTGTCTAATCCCTGGCAGTGCCAGAGTCGCACAATACTGACTGATTGTTTGTAGTGCATGAAAAGGATCAAGATCCATGTAGATTTTCTGTACGTTAGGCAGGTAGGTCTGTGAGGGCACTTTGGTATCGCTTTCATCGAGGTACGAGGGTTGCTGATCCTTATCCTCGGGCTCAATATACAGCTGTGGCTTCCTGCATACGGGGCAATCCCACACTGCCGGTTTGTTTAGTTTTTTAAAACACTCATCACACAAGTAGTGAAAGCAATCTGTGCTCTTGATACCACTGTTTTTGGTAAAGGGTTCCAGGCAAACAGGACATTTATGTGAATCCTGTCCACCTCGAGTCTCAGGCTGAATACCGACAAAGTGACTATCCCTGGAGAGAAGTCCCAGATAGATCGTCTCCTCTGAGGTATTTATAGCCGATGCTGCTGAAACTATGCTGACTTCAACACTTTGAGAAGTGGCGTAGGTAAACACCTGATCCTGAGTCAATCCACTGGCTTGCAGATTGATCACGACAAACGTTTTTTTGAATAGATGGCTCAGAAGTGGCAATAAAATACTGAAGTCTGGCCATTCCTTATTACGAAGTTGTCGCTTGATCAATCGGACATTTTCTTCGCCCTGTGCAGCTATCCATTGTGATAGAAAATCTGAATGTTCAGTGGCCACTGCCTGCTCATTATCTGGTAAACGATGGTTAATCATTTCAATGAGCGTTCGAATCAGTCCGGATACGTCTTGACCTGCGGATAAATGGATA contains these protein-coding regions:
- a CDS encoding zinc finger, RING-type domain-containing protein, with translation MKRFLRSLFLSLSFIASVEAQITDELTAHPLPDQASTLPRNATVSSADSESDKTSEKTSAPSQEGAQGTSEGQESAEDDPQQLLNQYLAGFDIMPTPADNFCWLHAIHLSAGQDVSGLIRTLIEMINHRLPDNEQAVATEHSDFLSQWIAAQGEENVRLIKRQLRNKEWPDFSILLPLLSHLFKKTFVVINLQASGLTQDQVFTYATSQSVEVSIVSAASAINTSEETIYLGLLSRDSHFVGIQPETRGGQDSHKCPVCLEPFTKNSGIKSTDCFHYLCDECFKKLNKPAVWDCPVCRKPQLYIEPEDKDQQPSYLDESDTKVPSQTYLPNVQKIYMDLDPFHALQTISQYCATLALPGIRQEPNSDDEIYPELVVDLAEANFNFSTGHTSNLKKHKKHRKLHLLPSRKPKVKRIASHKKKKGDKKRSVAEPASKNR